Proteins co-encoded in one Pseudorhizobium banfieldiae genomic window:
- the dsbD gene encoding protein-disulfide reductase DsbD, protein MRFFLSVSCFITTLAVSAMASAIEPPLPMDQAFRMEARRDGPDIAIRWQLEDGYYLYREYLSATGADGKPVELTTPPGIIKEDPGYGSTEVYYNSTTAAIAGPVSGSLTVTYQGCQDGGLCYPPKTVDIDTAGLASTWTSKTPEPQAALQSQAAFPLVSKAAPEPDDNPGIRISDQSTSGVVGSLLNRGGVLFLIAGFLGLGMLLAFTPCVFPMYPILVATLSREGESLPAGRGFALSLTYVLALAAAFSLFGVVAAWWGQSFQIALQSTTATIVVAAIFVALAFSSFGLFELQLPSFLSNRLAGRRGAGGSLASSAALGFSSALVIGPCVTAPLAGALLYIAQTGDVVLGATALFALGVGKGIPLILMGTFGSGLLPRAGQWMERVRQVFGFLFLATAVWLVDRLLPAGTGLLLWSVLAITFAVFVGAFDQIKAETGGTARLAKSAGMLAALYGVMLGIGGLSGATDPLKPLATIAVARSGDAIPAKTIDKGSFQAVSSAAELSSLLEADATGAPSLVYFTADWCVTCRVIERSVFPDPTVADALDGVRLISVELSKINKENQSLMKELQVVGPPTMLFLDDSNSEIAGSRLVGEITAQTVAASASAVKGALR, encoded by the coding sequence TTGCGTTTCTTCCTGTCGGTTTCATGTTTCATCACGACCTTGGCCGTGTCGGCGATGGCGTCTGCCATCGAACCGCCACTGCCCATGGATCAGGCATTCCGCATGGAGGCACGACGCGACGGTCCTGACATCGCAATAAGATGGCAGCTTGAGGACGGCTATTATCTCTATCGCGAATACCTGAGCGCAACGGGGGCGGACGGCAAGCCCGTAGAGCTGACAACTCCGCCTGGCATCATCAAGGAAGATCCCGGATACGGAAGCACCGAAGTCTACTATAACTCGACCACGGCAGCGATTGCGGGGCCGGTCAGTGGCTCCTTGACGGTCACCTACCAGGGCTGCCAGGACGGCGGGCTTTGCTATCCTCCTAAAACGGTCGATATCGACACGGCGGGACTTGCGTCCACATGGACATCAAAGACACCTGAACCTCAAGCTGCGCTTCAATCGCAGGCAGCCTTTCCCCTGGTGTCCAAGGCCGCGCCGGAACCCGACGACAATCCTGGCATCCGTATCTCGGACCAGTCTACCAGCGGAGTAGTCGGCTCTCTCCTGAACCGCGGCGGTGTGCTCTTCCTGATCGCCGGCTTTCTGGGTCTCGGCATGTTGCTGGCCTTCACGCCATGCGTCTTTCCCATGTACCCGATCCTGGTCGCGACGCTGTCGAGGGAGGGCGAGAGTCTCCCTGCCGGACGCGGTTTCGCACTGTCACTGACCTACGTCCTTGCTCTTGCGGCGGCATTCAGTCTCTTCGGTGTCGTCGCCGCATGGTGGGGCCAGAGCTTCCAGATCGCCCTGCAGTCGACCACTGCGACCATCGTCGTCGCCGCCATCTTTGTTGCTCTGGCATTTTCGAGCTTCGGACTCTTCGAACTCCAGCTGCCGTCCTTCCTCTCGAACCGGCTTGCGGGGCGCCGCGGTGCCGGAGGTTCATTGGCGTCTTCAGCAGCGCTCGGGTTTTCCTCTGCTTTGGTCATAGGCCCTTGCGTCACGGCTCCGCTTGCGGGCGCACTTCTCTACATTGCGCAGACCGGAGACGTCGTTCTCGGTGCGACGGCCCTGTTTGCGCTCGGCGTCGGGAAGGGCATCCCGCTGATCCTGATGGGGACCTTTGGATCGGGCCTGCTTCCTCGTGCAGGACAGTGGATGGAGCGCGTCCGGCAGGTGTTTGGCTTCCTCTTTCTCGCGACCGCCGTATGGCTCGTGGATCGTCTGTTGCCTGCCGGGACTGGTCTTCTGTTGTGGTCTGTCCTGGCGATTACCTTCGCCGTCTTCGTCGGCGCCTTCGACCAGATCAAGGCCGAGACGGGTGGGACTGCGCGGCTGGCCAAGTCCGCGGGAATGCTGGCCGCGCTCTACGGCGTCATGCTGGGGATTGGGGGACTCTCTGGCGCAACCGATCCTCTAAAGCCTCTTGCAACGATCGCTGTCGCGCGCTCCGGAGACGCCATACCCGCGAAAACGATCGACAAGGGCTCCTTCCAGGCCGTTTCCTCGGCAGCGGAACTGTCCTCGCTCCTGGAGGCCGATGCCACCGGCGCTCCCTCGCTTGTCTACTTCACGGCTGACTGGTGCGTCACATGCCGGGTGATCGAGCGATCGGTCTTTCCGGATCCGACCGTGGCTGACGCGCTGGACGGAGTCCGCCTGATCTCGGTCGAGCTCAGCAAGATAAACAAGGAAAACCAGTCGCTGATGAAGGAGCTTCAGGTCGTCGGGCCGCCGACCATGCTGTTCCTGGATGACAGCAATAGCGAGATCGCCGGCAGCCGCCTCGTGGGCGAGATTACCGCGCAGACCGTCGCGGCTTCCGCGTCAGCCGTCAAGGGTGCGCTTCGATGA
- a CDS encoding sensor histidine kinase codes for MARRFLLAGGVVSIAAALVVGALVTTLIEAAVTRNSAATTAMYVDGIIAPLLPDLQTTEVLDDITSRTLDETFGQGALGDRVISFRLWRADGTVLYATDPSMIGRRFGLNEELQRAFSGKLIAEFERPDEEESIAERAAGIPLLKIYNPILQPWSGEVVAVSEFYEVAEGFEESLWEARLLSWAAVAAVVAVFFLSLSAIVVRGSRTIDDQKAALTERVAELSNLLEQNRELHRRAQRASQRATALNESYLRRLGADLHDGPAQLVAYAALRIDSKTLVTPDTPDAVREVELSAIKARLHEAMEEIRAICRGLILPDIENGDLHEVITRAVNAHVQRTGSPVALRLSDVACELSPSAKITIYRFVQEALNNGFRHGGGAGQKVRQTLDDNEITVEVEDEGPGFDVEKVKPEGLGIAGLRERIESIGGHFSLKSSTSGTTVCMTLRAEGAEFTQ; via the coding sequence TTGGCGCGCCGGTTTCTTTTGGCCGGCGGCGTCGTGTCCATTGCAGCAGCACTGGTCGTGGGCGCTTTGGTGACAACTCTTATCGAGGCTGCCGTTACCAGAAACTCGGCGGCCACCACGGCAATGTACGTGGACGGCATCATTGCTCCGCTGCTTCCCGATCTTCAGACCACCGAGGTCTTGGACGATATTACAAGCCGCACGCTGGACGAGACCTTCGGACAGGGAGCGCTGGGAGACCGCGTCATTTCCTTTCGTCTGTGGCGGGCGGATGGCACGGTTCTCTATGCTACGGATCCCAGCATGATTGGCCGACGCTTTGGGCTGAACGAGGAACTCCAACGGGCGTTCTCGGGCAAGCTGATTGCCGAATTCGAGCGACCGGACGAGGAGGAGAGCATCGCTGAACGCGCCGCCGGCATACCGCTCCTGAAGATCTACAATCCCATCCTGCAACCGTGGTCGGGCGAAGTCGTGGCCGTTTCCGAATTTTATGAGGTGGCGGAGGGGTTCGAGGAAAGCCTGTGGGAGGCGAGGCTACTGAGTTGGGCAGCCGTGGCTGCGGTCGTTGCAGTTTTCTTTCTCTCTCTCTCCGCCATCGTCGTTCGGGGGAGCCGGACCATTGACGATCAAAAGGCTGCCCTGACGGAGCGGGTCGCCGAATTGTCCAACCTCCTGGAGCAAAACCGCGAACTTCACAGGCGGGCCCAGCGTGCATCTCAGAGAGCGACTGCGCTGAACGAGAGTTACCTGCGCCGCTTGGGTGCTGACCTGCACGACGGTCCGGCGCAACTGGTGGCCTATGCCGCACTTCGGATCGACAGCAAGACCCTCGTGACACCGGATACACCAGACGCTGTCCGTGAGGTCGAGCTTTCGGCGATCAAGGCCCGGCTCCATGAGGCGATGGAAGAGATCCGCGCGATCTGCAGGGGGCTCATCCTTCCTGACATAGAAAATGGGGACCTTCACGAGGTGATCACTCGCGCCGTGAACGCCCACGTTCAACGAACAGGTTCCCCCGTGGCGCTTCGATTGTCGGATGTCGCGTGCGAACTCTCGCCATCCGCGAAGATCACCATCTACAGGTTTGTTCAAGAGGCCCTAAATAACGGCTTTCGCCACGGAGGCGGGGCTGGACAGAAAGTGCGCCAAACCCTGGATGACAATGAGATCACGGTGGAAGTAGAGGATGAAGGTCCGGGCTTCGATGTGGAAAAGGTGAAGCCCGAGGGTCTTGGCATTGCGGGGCTGCGGGAACGGATCGAGAGCATTGGCGGTCACTTCAGCCTTAAGAGTTCGACAAGCGGAACAACCGTCTGCATGACGTTAAGAGCCGAGGGAGCAGAATTCACACAATGA
- a CDS encoding response regulator produces the protein MTNIRVAVVDDHPLFREGVIRSLGESPGLEIVAEGASSHDAVAIAENDAPDVMLMDISMPGNGLKAIQAVLEAQPNAKIVMLTVSEAGDDLANAVRMGAKGYVLKGIGSQGLAEVVKAVASGQSYIAPSLSARLVETLSRSSEPRHDPFSDLTHREMEVLKLVASGLSNKRIAIALDLHEKTIKHHMTRIFTKLNVSNRTEAALALRDATRAESAEGSQTRAI, from the coding sequence ATGACGAACATCCGTGTCGCGGTAGTGGACGATCATCCGCTTTTCAGAGAAGGCGTTATTCGTAGCCTGGGAGAATCCCCTGGGCTGGAAATCGTGGCCGAGGGAGCATCGAGCCATGATGCGGTCGCCATCGCCGAAAATGACGCACCGGATGTGATGCTGATGGACATCTCCATGCCCGGGAACGGCCTCAAGGCGATCCAAGCGGTGCTCGAGGCGCAGCCAAACGCGAAGATCGTGATGCTGACGGTCTCGGAAGCCGGCGACGACCTTGCCAATGCCGTCAGGATGGGTGCGAAAGGCTATGTCCTGAAGGGCATCGGATCGCAAGGACTGGCGGAAGTGGTCAAAGCCGTCGCCTCCGGCCAGAGCTATATCGCGCCCAGTCTTTCGGCACGTCTCGTGGAGACGCTTTCGAGGTCGTCGGAACCAAGGCATGATCCTTTTAGCGACCTCACTCATCGTGAGATGGAAGTGCTGAAGCTGGTGGCATCCGGGCTCAGCAACAAACGTATCGCCATCGCGCTCGATCTGCACGAAAAGACAATCAAGCATCACATGACGCGCATCTTCACCAAGCTAAACGTCTCCAACAGGACGGAAGCGGCGCTCGCGCTGCGTGACGCCACGCGAGCGGAATCAGCGGAAGGATCTCAGACGCGCGCGATCTGA
- a CDS encoding response regulator transcription factor: MRLLVVEDDEILLDGLKVGLQMCGFTVDAVTSIADADAAIKADKFDAVILDLMLPDGSGHDVLAKMRRSGDRTPVLLLTAKDEVADRIAGLDSGADDYLGKPFDLDEVAARLRAIVRRGHGRATGLLEWKDVSLDPARMSASRAGTAIALSRREFVILQALMETPGVILSRSNLEEKLYGWQEEIESNTVEVHVHKLRSKLGANFIETVRGAGYRLRGAE, from the coding sequence ATGCGCCTGCTTGTGGTTGAAGATGACGAGATCCTGCTGGACGGCCTGAAGGTTGGGTTGCAGATGTGCGGCTTTACGGTTGACGCGGTGACATCGATTGCCGATGCCGACGCTGCAATCAAGGCCGACAAATTCGATGCCGTTATCCTTGACCTCATGCTCCCGGACGGTTCGGGACACGACGTGCTGGCGAAGATGCGTCGATCGGGAGACCGCACCCCTGTTCTCCTCCTGACGGCGAAGGACGAGGTTGCCGACCGAATAGCAGGGTTGGATTCCGGAGCCGACGACTATCTCGGCAAGCCCTTCGATCTCGACGAGGTTGCTGCGCGGCTGCGCGCCATTGTGCGCCGTGGGCATGGTCGGGCGACGGGACTTCTGGAGTGGAAAGACGTAAGCCTTGACCCCGCCCGGATGTCTGCGTCGCGTGCCGGCACGGCGATCGCCCTCTCGCGGCGGGAGTTCGTCATCCTGCAGGCGCTGATGGAGACGCCGGGGGTCATCCTGTCCCGGTCGAATCTCGAGGAGAAGCTTTATGGATGGCAGGAGGAGATCGAGAGCAATACGGTGGAGGTTCACGTCCACAAGCTGCGCTCGAAGCTCGGCGCGAACTTCATCGAGACCGTGCGTGGCGCAGGCTATCGATTGAGGGGTGCAGAATGA
- a CDS encoding ATP-binding protein: MNSIRIRLFAILIATTGAVWLFAAAWIYASTQAEVERVLDARLMEAARMVSSLITDHQIDPSAAANAATADAPPSPFKEAGGSYSRQLSCQIWSLQGSLVSRSESAPATSLASHTDGFEETEIDGERWRVYAVVNPTLGVRVLVGDSLEIRDRLIGDVIKGLLVPGVVILPILAGLIWLSVSRGLAPLTRIAEGLAGRSASELHPIDAGSVPREVRPVVRALNSLFGRVAEARDRERSFTAYAAHELKTPLAGLKTQAQVALRTDNPTIQREALSRISTSVDRTSRMVRQLIDLAAVDASQGFARRELVDVAVLVGEIASELETQLAANEVHVAMELADRAQHPAVLQTDRVLLRLVIRNLLENAIQHSPKRTEVRCRVIARPSEVVVEILDQGPGISVADEARVTERFFRGSKAHGHGSGLGLSIVQMALDRLGGSLTFERGGRWFVARASFLT, encoded by the coding sequence ATGAACTCCATACGGATCAGACTGTTTGCGATCCTCATTGCCACGACCGGCGCGGTGTGGCTGTTCGCCGCTGCCTGGATCTACGCCAGCACCCAGGCCGAGGTCGAGCGCGTACTTGACGCCCGCCTGATGGAGGCGGCACGCATGGTGAGTTCGCTGATCACGGATCACCAGATCGATCCCTCCGCGGCAGCCAATGCGGCAACTGCCGATGCTCCCCCTTCGCCATTCAAGGAAGCCGGCGGCAGCTACAGCCGCCAGCTTTCCTGCCAAATCTGGTCGCTTCAGGGCAGCCTCGTCAGCCGCTCGGAAAGCGCGCCTGCAACCTCGCTCGCCAGCCACACGGACGGCTTCGAGGAAACCGAAATCGACGGAGAAAGGTGGCGCGTCTACGCCGTCGTCAATCCGACGCTTGGCGTTCGCGTGCTGGTCGGCGACAGTCTTGAGATCCGAGACCGGCTGATCGGCGACGTCATCAAGGGGCTTCTCGTTCCAGGCGTCGTTATCCTCCCAATCCTTGCTGGGCTGATCTGGCTGAGCGTCAGCCGCGGTCTCGCCCCACTGACGCGCATCGCTGAAGGACTTGCTGGCCGTTCTGCATCGGAGCTTCATCCCATAGATGCCGGCTCCGTTCCGCGGGAAGTGCGGCCAGTTGTCCGGGCACTGAACAGCCTGTTTGGCCGGGTGGCCGAAGCGCGAGACCGGGAGCGGAGCTTCACCGCCTATGCCGCGCATGAACTGAAGACGCCGCTTGCGGGGCTCAAGACCCAGGCGCAGGTCGCTCTTCGAACCGACAACCCCACCATCCAGCGCGAGGCCCTCTCCCGCATCTCCACCAGCGTCGACCGAACCAGCCGGATGGTTCGGCAGCTTATTGATCTTGCCGCCGTCGATGCGTCACAGGGCTTCGCCAGACGCGAGCTAGTCGACGTTGCCGTCCTCGTTGGCGAGATCGCTTCGGAACTGGAGACGCAGCTAGCAGCCAACGAGGTTCACGTCGCAATGGAACTCGCAGATAGAGCCCAGCATCCTGCGGTTCTTCAGACTGACAGGGTCCTGCTCCGTCTGGTGATCCGAAATCTGCTTGAGAACGCGATCCAGCACTCGCCGAAAAGGACAGAAGTCAGGTGCCGCGTCATCGCGAGACCAAGCGAGGTTGTCGTCGAGATCCTCGACCAGGGACCGGGAATTTCGGTTGCCGATGAGGCGCGGGTCACAGAACGCTTCTTCAGGGGATCGAAGGCCCATGGGCACGGGAGCGGCCTTGGACTCTCTATCGTCCAGATGGCGCTCGATCGTCTCGGCGGCAGCCTTACCTTCGAGAGAGGCGGTCGATGGTTCGTGGCGAGAGCCTCGTTCCTAACCTGA
- a CDS encoding L,D-transpeptidase, whose amino-acid sequence MTPSRAAAPWRPLTASLFVMGLSACAQTAPEPPKVEGPKVDPSLASMYAPIKDGDETIPGVDVSKMDPKNVRQVVDYKTGYPAGTIVVDPYSRFLYLVMENGKAMRYGVGVAKAGMEFEGEADISRKAQWPGWVPTQNMIKRDPERYGPLASGLEGGINNPLGARALYLYQGGKDTLYRIHGTNEPWSIGKSVSSGCIRLLNHDIIDLHRRVPKGSKVVVLGPEESGKGEI is encoded by the coding sequence ATGACACCTTCCCGAGCGGCCGCTCCGTGGCGACCGTTGACCGCCTCGCTTTTTGTCATGGGCCTGTCTGCCTGCGCGCAGACCGCCCCGGAGCCACCAAAGGTCGAAGGACCAAAAGTGGATCCGTCACTGGCGAGCATGTACGCGCCGATCAAGGATGGGGACGAGACAATTCCTGGGGTCGACGTCTCCAAGATGGATCCGAAGAACGTCCGGCAGGTGGTTGACTACAAGACCGGTTATCCGGCGGGCACGATCGTAGTCGACCCCTATTCCCGGTTTCTCTACCTCGTCATGGAGAACGGCAAGGCAATGCGTTACGGCGTCGGCGTCGCCAAAGCTGGCATGGAGTTCGAGGGCGAGGCTGATATCTCGCGCAAGGCACAGTGGCCGGGCTGGGTGCCCACCCAGAACATGATCAAGCGCGATCCGGAACGCTACGGCCCTTTGGCATCGGGCCTGGAGGGGGGCATCAACAACCCTCTGGGAGCGCGTGCCCTGTACCTCTACCAGGGCGGCAAGGACACGCTCTATCGAATCCACGGGACCAATGAGCCCTGGAGCATTGGCAAGTCTGTCTCGTCCGGCTGCATCAGACTGCTGAACCACGACATCATCGACCTGCACCGCCGTGTCCCGAAGGGATCGAAGGTGGTCGTGCTCGGACCCGAAGAATCAGGAAAAGGAGAAATATGA
- a CDS encoding TlpA disulfide reductase family protein, with protein sequence MNAVSFGPFAFDTERFAAIAGMIVFLAVASVLAHRVDDRLGRWSSWTALVGLAAARLGHVLQHSGSFATEPWRILAVWQGGFSWSGGAAGVALMLVVLFLSSRKLAGWATASVVAGVVATAATLALTSSGTQVPPVTSNFHSLTGAETTIGNNGRPTVLNLWATWCPPCRRELPMMAELAASTADVDFVFANQGEPSAKIAEYLRRENLDLPQAVLDPQLLLSRHYSAVGLPATLFLAADGTLAGSHLGEISREVLAQKIQELISEEGISE encoded by the coding sequence ATGAATGCGGTGTCCTTCGGTCCCTTCGCGTTCGACACGGAGCGCTTCGCTGCCATCGCGGGCATGATCGTATTCCTTGCCGTGGCGTCCGTTCTTGCTCACCGGGTTGACGACAGGCTCGGCCGCTGGTCGTCTTGGACGGCTCTGGTCGGACTGGCAGCGGCGCGCCTGGGACATGTTCTGCAGCATTCCGGCAGCTTCGCGACAGAGCCGTGGCGTATCCTTGCGGTGTGGCAGGGCGGCTTTTCCTGGAGCGGTGGTGCCGCAGGCGTGGCCCTGATGCTGGTCGTGCTGTTCCTGAGCAGCCGGAAGCTCGCCGGATGGGCCACGGCCAGCGTTGTTGCAGGCGTCGTTGCCACAGCGGCGACCTTGGCATTGACCTCTTCGGGCACCCAGGTTCCGCCTGTCACGTCCAATTTCCATTCCCTCACTGGAGCCGAGACCACGATCGGCAACAACGGTCGTCCTACGGTTTTGAACCTATGGGCGACGTGGTGCCCCCCTTGTCGCCGCGAGCTGCCGATGATGGCGGAACTCGCTGCCAGTACGGCTGACGTCGACTTTGTCTTCGCAAACCAGGGAGAACCTTCGGCAAAGATTGCTGAATACCTCCGCCGCGAGAACCTTGACCTGCCGCAGGCGGTGCTCGATCCGCAGCTTCTGCTCAGCCGCCACTATTCGGCCGTCGGCCTGCCCGCGACACTCTTTCTAGCAGCCGATGGCACGCTTGCCGGCTCCCACCTGGGGGAGATCTCCCGCGAGGTTCTCGCGCAGAAGATCCAGGAACTCATATCTGAAGAAGGAATATCCGAATGA
- a CDS encoding TRAP transporter large permease subunit — MVGGMVTGAFTATQGGGIVVFVAVVLGLFMFRTISFSDLWGALIVSARASATVYLLVAAASVLSYALNLLGIGAMVTAAAPFFQGNPMLFLVGVMILMLVLGMFLDIGAALLIFVPLVMLTVMQLGIDPIQAAMVIILSLAMGLISPPVGVVLFILMKIGNIRLTPLMRELVPSISPRSASSC; from the coding sequence ATCGTCGGCGGCATGGTAACGGGTGCGTTCACGGCCACCCAAGGGGGAGGTATCGTGGTCTTCGTTGCCGTTGTACTCGGGCTCTTCATGTTCAGGACCATCAGCTTTTCCGACCTCTGGGGCGCGCTGATCGTTTCCGCACGGGCCAGCGCCACCGTCTACCTTCTCGTTGCCGCGGCATCCGTGCTGTCCTATGCGCTGAACCTGCTGGGGATCGGCGCCATGGTCACCGCAGCCGCCCCGTTCTTCCAGGGCAACCCGATGCTGTTCCTGGTCGGCGTGATGATCCTGATGCTGGTGCTCGGGATGTTCCTCGACATCGGCGCAGCGCTGCTCATCTTCGTGCCGCTCGTGATGCTCACGGTCATGCAACTCGGCATCGATCCGATCCAGGCTGCCATGGTGATCATCCTCTCGCTTGCAATGGGGCTCATCTCGCCGCCGGTGGGTGTCGTCCTGTTCATCCTGATGAAGATCGGCAACATCCGGCTGACGCCTCTGATGCGGGAACTGGTGCCGTCCATATCGCCGAGATCGGCATCATCCTGCTGA